Genomic DNA from Bartonella alsatica:
GACATGCGCAATTGGTTTATAAGCATGCTATTTCTACAATTATGCCCGGTCAATCTGTGCAGATGTTTGAAGGCGAAAATCCTGAATAAACAAGTAACTTTACTTTAGACCTCTTATCCCATTTTTAAAGGGCTTAGATTGCCATGATAAATGAAAATGAGAGATTTGGGGAATTTCCTTCACAGGTTTTAAAACAGGTACGTGCTATTGTTTTGGTACCGATTTATCAGGAAAGCAAAAATAATAGTACTTTACGTGGGTGTTCTGTATCTTCTCGAGTTAAGGAGGCATTGGGACTAGCGCGTGCTATAAATTTGAAAATTGTTCATTATGAAACAGTTAAGATTGTTACGCTCCGTCCTGCAACTTTGTTTGGAAAGGGTAAAGCAGAAGCACTTGCTCACTATATAAGTGAGTATAATATTGAACTTGTGATTGTAGATTATTTTTTAACGCCAGTGCAGCAGCGTAATTTAGAAAAATTATGGAATTGTAAAGTTATCGATAGAACGGCTTTGATTCTTGAAATTTTTGGAGCGCGCGCACGAACAAAAGAAGGGATTTTGCAAGTTCAATTAGCGCATTTATCTTATCAAAAAAGTAGGCTTGTACGTAGTTGGACGCATTTGGAAAGGCAACGTGGTGGTCGTGGTTTTTTAGGGGGACCTGGTGAAACTCAAATTGAAGCAGACAGGCGGCTTTTGCAAGAGAAAATTATTTGTATCCGTCGCGAATTAGAAACAGTTATTAAAACACGTGCTCTTCATAGAGCTAAAAGAAAGAAAACATCTCATCCTGTGGTTGCTTTAGTTGGATATACCAATACAGGAAAATCAACTCTTTTTAACCGTTTAAGTGGTGCGGATGTATTAGCAAAGGATATGTTGTTTGCAACTCTAGATCCAACTTTGCGCAAAGTTATTCTTCCTCATGGAAAAACTATTCTTTTGTCTGATACTGTGGGTTTTATTTCTAATTTACCAACACATTTGATTGCAGCATTTAGAGCGACTCTCGAAGAAGTAGTTGAAGCTGATCTTATTCTTCATGTGAGAGATATGTCAGATTC
This window encodes:
- the hflX gene encoding GTPase HflX — encoded protein: MINENERFGEFPSQVLKQVRAIVLVPIYQESKNNSTLRGCSVSSRVKEALGLARAINLKIVHYETVKIVTLRPATLFGKGKAEALAHYISEYNIELVIVDYFLTPVQQRNLEKLWNCKVIDRTALILEIFGARARTKEGILQVQLAHLSYQKSRLVRSWTHLERQRGGRGFLGGPGETQIEADRRLLQEKIICIRRELETVIKTRALHRAKRKKTSHPVVALVGYTNTGKSTLFNRLSGADVLAKDMLFATLDPTLRKVILPHGKTILLSDTVGFISNLPTHLIAAFRATLEEVVEADLILHVRDMSDSDHYAHAKDVLEVLSGLGININDTEHIIEVWNKIDLLDEQTLNVLKTSAKTRLNPAIMVSALMSNGLDQLLTTIEKRIFGEMQKVECLLRPHEMLLIHWFYKNSSEIVQEGHDDGSVTIRAILTSEAKKHLDHLKKNMN